The Proteus vulgaris genome has a segment encoding these proteins:
- the rpmE gene encoding 50S ribosomal protein L31, with the protein MQKDIHPKYEEITASCSCGNVMKINSTAGHNLNLDVCDKCHPFYTGKQRDVATGGRVDLFNKRFKIPGSK; encoded by the coding sequence ATGCAAAAAGATATTCATCCTAAATACGAAGAAATTACTGCATCTTGTTCTTGCGGTAACGTTATGAAAATCAACTCCACAGCAGGTCACAACCTGAATCTGGACGTTTGTGATAAATGCCACCCATTCTATACTGGTAAACAACGTGATGTTGCAACCGGTGGTCGTGTTGATCTGTTCAACAAACGCTTCAAAATCCCAGGTAGCAAATAA
- the metJ gene encoding transcriptional repressor protein MetJ: protein MAEWNGEYISPYAEHGKKSEQVKKITVSIPLKVLKILTDERTRRQVNNLKHATNSELLCEAFLHAFTGQPLPNDEDLRKERNDEIPEEAKEIMRQHGVDPDTWEY, encoded by the coding sequence ATGGCTGAATGGAACGGTGAATATATCAGCCCTTACGCTGAGCATGGCAAAAAGAGTGAGCAAGTTAAGAAAATCACAGTTTCAATTCCGTTGAAAGTGTTGAAAATTTTGACCGATGAACGCACTCGCCGTCAGGTTAATAACCTAAAACATGCAACCAATAGTGAATTATTGTGTGAAGCATTTTTGCACGCATTTACCGGACAGCCTCTCCCAAATGATGAAGACTTACGTAAAGAACGTAATGATGAAATCCCTGAAGAGGCAAAAGAAATAATGCGCCAGCACGGGGTTGATCCCGATACTTGGGAGTATTAA
- the metB_1 gene encoding cystathionine gamma-synthase: MTKKTATLAIHNGLNEDTQFGCVVPPIYLSSTYNFLEFNQPREHDYSRRGNPTRDMVQKALAELEGGVGAVVTSSGMSAIHLICTVFLKPGDVIVAPHDCYGGSYRLFNSQQERGAYRVIFVDQNDDIALKQALLHQPKIVFIETPSNPLLRITDIQKISELAHQQGALVVADNTFMSPVLQKPLTLGADIVVHSCTKYLNGHSDIVAGVVICQCQKQLEELSWWANNIGVTSGAFDSYLLLRGIRTLVPRIRLQQENAQTLVAFLQTQPLVEKMYYPALENHAGHQIAKKQQQGFGAMLSFELKGGVEVIKLFLSHLTLFTLAESLGGVETLICHPATMTHAGMSDEAKKIAGISPSLLRISVGIEDSQDLINDLQNAFDAATKR; this comes from the coding sequence ATGACGAAGAAAACAGCAACACTCGCTATCCATAATGGGCTAAATGAAGATACACAATTTGGTTGTGTTGTACCGCCTATCTATCTTTCTAGCACTTATAATTTCTTAGAATTTAATCAGCCTCGTGAACATGATTATTCTCGTCGCGGTAATCCCACACGTGATATGGTGCAAAAAGCATTAGCTGAGCTAGAAGGAGGGGTAGGCGCTGTTGTCACTAGCAGTGGAATGTCGGCAATTCATTTAATTTGTACGGTTTTTTTAAAACCAGGCGATGTTATCGTCGCACCTCATGACTGCTATGGGGGGAGTTATCGCCTTTTTAACAGTCAACAAGAGCGTGGAGCTTACCGGGTCATTTTTGTGGATCAAAATGATGATATTGCACTAAAGCAAGCTTTATTACATCAGCCTAAAATTGTTTTTATCGAAACACCAAGTAATCCTCTTTTAAGAATAACGGATATTCAAAAGATCAGTGAACTAGCTCATCAACAAGGTGCTTTAGTGGTTGCGGATAACACCTTTATGAGTCCGGTCTTACAAAAGCCATTAACATTAGGTGCAGATATTGTTGTGCACTCCTGCACAAAATATCTCAATGGTCATTCAGATATTGTTGCGGGTGTTGTTATCTGTCAGTGTCAGAAACAGCTTGAGGAGCTAAGCTGGTGGGCGAATAATATTGGCGTCACATCTGGCGCATTTGATAGTTATTTATTATTACGAGGTATAAGAACTCTCGTGCCTCGAATTCGACTTCAACAAGAAAATGCACAGACATTAGTGGCATTTTTACAAACACAGCCTTTAGTCGAAAAAATGTATTACCCCGCACTGGAAAATCATGCAGGCCATCAAATAGCAAAAAAACAGCAGCAAGGTTTCGGTGCGATGTTAAGTTTTGAGTTAAAAGGGGGGGTGGAGGTAATTAAACTCTTTTTATCTCACTTAACTCTCTTTACACTGGCAGAATCTTTAGGTGGGGTAGAAACCTTAATTTGTCACCCTGCCACAATGACACATGCGGGCATGTCAGATGAGGCGAAGAAAATAGCGGGAATAAGTCCCTCATTGCTCCGTATCTCTGTAGGTATTGAAGATAGCCAGGATTTAATCAACGATTTACAAAATGCGTTTGATGCAGCAACTAAAAGGTAA
- the metL gene encoding bifunctional aspartate kinase II/homoserine dehydrogenase II — MSVVAIKQQAEPICRQLHKFGGSSLADIKCYQRVVNIMTNYSQPNDLMVVSAAGSTTNQLISWLKLSQSDRISAHQVQQTLRRYQLSLIEGLLSKENAELLSQAFIADLERLSYLLDKPMTEATYAEVVGHGEIWSARLMAKLLTEQGLPSIWLDAREFLCAERAAQPQVNEILSRPLLQSLLAKHPECRFVVTGFISRNQQGETVLLGRNGSDYSATQVGALADVGKVTIWSDVAGVYSADPRKVKDACLLPLLRLDEASELARLAAPVLHTRTLQPVSGSNIDLQLRCSYQPEQGSTRIERVLASGTGAKIVTSHDDVCLIELQLSSHQNFEQVAKEVDELLKRAQIRPLATGVDKDSQLLQLCYTSEVANSALDVLQDAVLPGKLHLREGFSLVALVGAGVCKNPLHCHRFYQQLKDQPVEFIWHAEDNISLVAVLRNYTEHLLQGLHQTLFRAEKQIGLVLFGKGNIGSRWLELFAREQEPLSARSDFEFILAGVVDSRRSLLDYQGINPSRALAFFDEEATEHTEESLYLWMRAHPYDDLVVVDITANESLATSYEDFASYGFHVISANKIAGSASSLRYRATRDAFSKTGRHWLYNATVGAGLPINHTVRDLRESGDSILSISGIFSGTLSWLFLQFDGSVPFSELVEQAWQQGLTEPDPRIDLSGQDVMRKLVILAREAGYDIEPEQVRVESLVPVEAETGSLEAFFDNSALINEQMAQRLAAANEMDMVLRYIARFDANGKAKVGVEAVRKDHPLASLLPGDNLFAIESRWYRDNPLVIRGPGAGRDVTAGAIQSDLNRLSQLL; from the coding sequence ATGAGCGTAGTGGCAATTAAACAACAGGCGGAACCGATTTGCCGTCAGTTACATAAATTCGGTGGTAGCAGTCTTGCAGACATAAAATGTTATCAACGTGTCGTGAATATCATGACAAACTATAGCCAACCGAATGATCTCATGGTGGTTTCTGCGGCGGGTTCAACAACCAATCAGCTAATTAGCTGGCTTAAACTGAGTCAAAGTGATCGCATTTCAGCGCATCAAGTTCAGCAAACATTACGACGCTACCAATTGTCATTAATTGAAGGTCTTCTTTCAAAAGAAAATGCAGAGCTTCTCTCTCAAGCGTTTATTGCCGATCTTGAACGTTTAAGTTATTTACTTGATAAGCCTATGACAGAGGCGACTTATGCCGAAGTTGTCGGCCATGGTGAAATCTGGTCTGCAAGATTAATGGCAAAACTACTAACTGAACAAGGTTTACCGAGTATTTGGTTAGATGCTCGTGAATTTTTGTGTGCAGAAAGAGCCGCACAACCTCAAGTGAATGAAATATTATCTCGCCCATTATTGCAATCACTGTTAGCCAAACATCCTGAATGTCGTTTTGTTGTGACTGGTTTTATTAGCCGTAATCAACAAGGTGAAACGGTTTTATTAGGTCGTAATGGTAGTGACTATTCAGCTACGCAAGTGGGCGCGTTAGCTGATGTCGGAAAAGTGACCATTTGGAGTGATGTCGCGGGAGTATACAGTGCGGATCCACGTAAAGTTAAAGATGCCTGCTTATTACCCTTATTACGTTTAGATGAAGCCAGTGAGTTGGCTCGTTTAGCAGCTCCTGTTTTACATACACGGACATTGCAACCCGTATCAGGCAGTAATATTGATTTGCAACTTCGTTGTAGTTATCAACCTGAGCAAGGTTCAACACGTATAGAACGTGTTTTAGCATCAGGAACGGGCGCCAAGATCGTTACAAGTCATGACGATGTTTGTTTAATTGAGCTACAACTCTCATCCCATCAAAACTTTGAGCAAGTAGCAAAAGAAGTTGATGAATTACTTAAACGTGCGCAAATTCGTCCTTTAGCAACTGGCGTGGACAAAGACAGCCAACTTTTACAGCTCTGTTATACCAGTGAAGTCGCAAACAGTGCATTAGATGTATTACAAGATGCGGTTTTGCCGGGTAAATTACATTTACGTGAAGGGTTCTCTTTAGTGGCGTTAGTTGGTGCGGGTGTGTGTAAAAACCCACTGCATTGTCATCGTTTTTATCAACAACTTAAAGACCAACCTGTTGAATTTATTTGGCATGCTGAAGATAACATTAGCTTAGTCGCTGTATTGCGTAATTATACCGAACATTTATTACAAGGTTTGCATCAAACGCTATTTAGAGCAGAAAAACAGATTGGTTTAGTGTTGTTTGGTAAGGGTAATATTGGCTCTCGTTGGCTAGAGCTTTTTGCACGAGAGCAAGAGCCGTTATCTGCACGCAGTGATTTTGAATTTATTCTTGCGGGGGTCGTTGATAGTCGTCGCAGTTTACTTGATTATCAAGGTATTAACCCTAGTCGTGCATTGGCTTTCTTTGATGAAGAAGCAACAGAGCATACTGAAGAATCACTTTATCTTTGGATGAGAGCACATCCTTATGATGATTTAGTGGTTGTTGATATTACGGCGAATGAGTCCCTTGCTACTTCTTATGAAGATTTTGCCAGCTATGGTTTTCATGTTATTAGCGCTAATAAAATTGCTGGCTCCGCATCAAGTTTGCGTTATCGGGCTACACGAGATGCCTTTTCTAAAACTGGCCGTCATTGGTTATATAACGCAACAGTGGGCGCAGGCTTACCGATAAACCATACCGTGCGCGATTTACGCGAAAGTGGTGATTCCATTTTATCAATTAGTGGTATTTTCTCAGGCACATTATCGTGGTTATTCTTACAATTTGATGGCTCGGTACCTTTTAGTGAATTGGTAGAACAAGCATGGCAACAAGGGTTAACAGAGCCTGATCCACGAATCGATTTATCAGGACAAGATGTAATGCGTAAGCTGGTTATTCTTGCTCGTGAAGCGGGTTATGATATTGAGCCAGAGCAAGTGAGAGTTGAATCTTTAGTGCCAGTAGAAGCTGAAACGGGTTCACTAGAAGCGTTTTTTGATAACAGTGCGTTGATCAATGAACAAATGGCACAGCGGTTAGCTGCTGCAAATGAAATGGATATGGTATTGCGGTATATCGCGCGTTTTGATGCCAATGGTAAAGCCAAAGTGGGTGTTGAAGCAGTAAGAAAAGATCATCCTCTAGCCTCACTGTTACCCGGTGATAATTTGTTTGCGATTGAAAGCCGTTGGTATCGTGATAATCCACTAGTTATAAGAGGGCCGGGAGCAGGAAGAGATGTGACTGCAGGTGCAATTCAATCAGATTTAAACCGTCTCTCTCAATTACTGTAA
- a CDS encoding Putative cyclase, with protein MTNELMNALSIIKSKKWVDLTHSFDKDSPRFFMFDAANFKTLFDYQDGFFAQQFTFPGQYGTHIDAPCHFVPNTRYLHQLELKELVLPLIVIDQSERAKIDANFSFSKNDILEFEKQHGEIEAGTFVALRTDWSKRWPSQEAMDNKDAEGKNQIPGWGLDALKFLFEERKIKAIGHETFDTDPAKEFHKNNALLGEYYVLEQDTYQIELMTNLDQLPTRGAVIFNIVAKPNNATGFPVRSFAILP; from the coding sequence ATGACAAATGAATTAATGAATGCACTTTCTATCATCAAATCTAAAAAATGGGTAGATTTAACACACAGCTTCGATAAAGATTCACCTCGTTTTTTTATGTTTGACGCAGCTAACTTCAAAACCCTTTTTGATTATCAAGATGGTTTTTTTGCTCAGCAATTTACATTCCCGGGCCAATACGGTACGCATATTGATGCACCTTGTCATTTTGTTCCTAATACTCGTTATCTGCATCAGTTAGAACTGAAAGAATTAGTGTTACCACTGATTGTTATTGATCAATCAGAGCGCGCAAAAATTGACGCTAATTTCTCATTTTCAAAAAATGATATTCTTGAATTTGAAAAACAACACGGTGAAATTGAAGCCGGTACTTTTGTCGCATTACGTACTGACTGGAGTAAGCGCTGGCCTTCACAAGAGGCGATGGATAACAAAGATGCTGAAGGAAAAAATCAAATTCCGGGCTGGGGGCTTGATGCTCTCAAATTCTTATTTGAAGAGCGAAAAATAAAAGCTATTGGTCATGAAACATTTGATACAGATCCAGCAAAAGAATTCCATAAAAACAATGCGTTATTAGGTGAGTATTACGTATTGGAACAGGATACTTATCAAATTGAATTAATGACTAACTTAGATCAACTCCCCACTCGTGGGGCTGTTATTTTTAATATTGTCGCCAAACCCAATAATGCCACTGGTTTCCCTGTACGTTCTTTTGCCATTCTACCTTAA
- the ppc_1 gene encoding phosphoenolpyruvate carboxylase, with product MNQQYSAMRSNVSMLGKLLGDTIKEALGEEILDKVESIRKLSKSSRAGNEVQRQKLLLTLQNLSNDELLPVARAFNQFLNLTNVAEQYHSISPHGEAASNPVALAKLISRLKDKNFTDTQLKEAVEQISIELVLTAHPTEIARRTLIHKLVEVNTCLSQLDHDDLADYERTNIMRRLRQLVAQSWHTDEIRKVRPTPIDEAKWGFAVVENSLWEGVPAFLREFNEQLKESIDYNLPVEASPIRFTSWMGGDRDGNPNVTAEITRHALLLSRWKAADLFLNDIQVLVSELSMTESTPELRELAGGG from the coding sequence ATGAATCAACAATATTCTGCTATGCGTAGCAATGTCAGTATGCTCGGCAAGCTACTTGGAGATACGATAAAAGAAGCACTTGGTGAGGAAATTTTAGATAAGGTTGAATCTATTCGAAAATTATCTAAATCATCGCGAGCAGGTAATGAAGTGCAGCGACAAAAGTTGTTGCTCACGTTACAGAATCTATCTAATGATGAATTATTACCCGTTGCTAGAGCATTCAATCAATTTTTGAACCTGACGAATGTAGCTGAACAATATCATAGTATTTCACCTCATGGCGAAGCCGCAAGTAATCCTGTGGCATTGGCAAAATTAATCTCCCGACTAAAAGATAAGAATTTTACCGATACGCAATTAAAAGAAGCCGTAGAACAAATCTCTATTGAGTTGGTATTAACGGCGCATCCAACCGAAATTGCACGTCGTACTCTTATTCATAAGCTGGTTGAAGTGAATACCTGTTTATCTCAACTCGATCATGATGATTTAGCTGATTATGAACGCACGAATATTATGCGTCGCTTACGTCAGTTAGTCGCTCAATCATGGCACACAGATGAAATTAGAAAAGTCCGTCCAACGCCGATTGATGAAGCAAAATGGGGTTTTGCTGTTGTTGAAAATAGTTTATGGGAAGGCGTTCCTGCTTTTTTACGTGAATTTAACGAACAGCTTAAAGAATCGATAGATTACAACTTACCGGTAGAAGCATCACCCATTCGTTTTACATCATGGATGGGAGGCGACCGCGATGGCAACCCAAACGTTACAGCAGAAATCACGCGTCATGCTTTACTGCTAAGTCGCTGGAAAGCAGCTGATTTATTCTTAAATGATATCCAAGTACTTGTTTCAGAACTTTCGATGACAGAAAGTACACCTGAATTACGTGAATTGGCGGGGGGGGGCTGA
- the ppc_2 gene encoding phosphoenolpyruvate carboxylase, giving the protein MNWRGGAEVAEPYREIAKQLRTRLQVTRDYLEQRIKGQQSLPPEGLLIDNAELWEPLYACYQSLNQCGMRIIANGQLLDTLRRIRCFGLQLVKLDIRQESTNHTEALSELTQYLELGDYADWSEEQKQTFLLEELNSKRPLIPTNWQPSAATQEVFETCRVIAQSPKDSIASYVISMAKVPSDVLAVKLLLKEAGADIRLPVAPLFETLEDLNNAESVMTRLFDIPWYRDLIDDKQMVMIGYSDSAKDAGVMAASWAQYRAQDSLIKLCEKSGVTLTLFHGRGGTIGRGGAPAHAALLSQPPGSLKGGLRVTEQGEMIRFKFGLPQVTISSLAHYAGAILEANLLPPPEPKAPWIEVMDSLSDVSCAMYRDYVRGQEDFVPYFRAATPEGELGKLPLGSRPAKRRPTGGVETLRAIPWIFAWTQNRLMLPAWLGAGAALQHEIDSGKQAVLDDMCENWPFFNTRIAMLEMVYAKADLWLAEYYDQRLVEERLWPLGAKLRQQLSDDIKSVLAISKDEHLMADLPWVAESIALRNVYTDPLNVLQAELLQRSRTHSESDPRIEQALMVTIAGIAAGMRNTG; this is encoded by the coding sequence GTGAATTGGCGGGGGGGGGCTGAAGTTGCAGAGCCTTATCGTGAAATCGCTAAACAGCTACGCACTCGCTTACAAGTGACTCGTGATTATTTAGAACAACGCATTAAAGGTCAACAATCATTACCACCAGAAGGTTTGTTGATTGATAACGCAGAGCTTTGGGAGCCACTATACGCATGTTATCAATCACTAAATCAGTGTGGTATGCGTATTATTGCTAATGGACAATTGTTAGATACATTACGCCGTATCCGTTGTTTTGGTTTACAGCTAGTTAAGCTCGATATTCGCCAAGAAAGTACCAATCACACCGAAGCGCTCTCTGAATTAACACAATATTTAGAGTTGGGTGATTACGCGGATTGGTCTGAAGAGCAAAAACAAACATTCTTATTGGAAGAATTAAATTCTAAGCGTCCACTTATCCCGACAAATTGGCAACCAAGTGCGGCGACCCAAGAAGTATTTGAAACTTGCCGTGTCATTGCACAATCACCGAAAGATTCTATCGCCTCTTATGTTATATCAATGGCAAAAGTACCTTCGGATGTATTAGCCGTAAAACTGTTATTGAAAGAAGCGGGTGCGGATATTCGCTTACCGGTTGCGCCGTTATTTGAAACACTTGAAGACTTAAATAACGCTGAAAGTGTAATGACACGTTTGTTTGATATTCCGTGGTATCGCGATTTAATTGATGACAAGCAAATGGTGATGATTGGCTATTCCGACTCTGCAAAAGATGCGGGTGTGATGGCTGCTTCATGGGCACAATATCGAGCACAAGATTCGTTAATCAAACTGTGTGAAAAATCAGGTGTGACATTAACGTTATTCCACGGACGTGGCGGTACAATTGGTCGTGGTGGTGCGCCAGCTCATGCAGCATTACTCTCTCAACCACCAGGAAGTTTAAAAGGTGGCCTGCGTGTGACAGAACAAGGCGAAATGATCCGCTTTAAGTTCGGATTACCACAAGTCACCATCAGTAGCCTTGCTCACTATGCAGGTGCAATCTTAGAAGCGAATTTATTACCACCACCAGAGCCAAAAGCGCCTTGGATTGAGGTAATGGATTCCTTGTCTGACGTTTCTTGTGCAATGTACCGTGACTATGTACGAGGACAAGAAGACTTTGTGCCTTACTTTAGAGCGGCAACGCCAGAAGGCGAGTTGGGTAAACTACCATTAGGCTCACGTCCTGCAAAACGTCGCCCTACTGGAGGTGTTGAAACTTTGCGCGCTATCCCGTGGATCTTCGCATGGACTCAAAACCGCTTAATGCTACCTGCTTGGTTGGGTGCTGGCGCTGCATTACAACATGAAATTGATAGCGGAAAACAAGCGGTATTAGACGATATGTGTGAGAACTGGCCGTTCTTTAATACACGTATTGCGATGTTGGAAATGGTGTACGCTAAAGCAGATTTATGGTTAGCGGAATATTACGACCAACGCTTAGTTGAAGAGCGCTTATGGCCACTAGGTGCAAAATTACGCCAACAACTTTCCGATGATATTAAGAGTGTCTTGGCGATTTCAAAGGATGAGCACTTAATGGCGGATTTACCATGGGTAGCGGAATCTATTGCGTTACGTAATGTGTATACTGATCCATTAAACGTACTTCAGGCTGAGTTATTACAGCGCTCTCGTACTCATAGCGAGTCTGATCCACGCATTGAACAAGCGCTAATGGTAACAATTGCTGGTATTGCAGCTGGTATGCGTAACACAGGCTAG
- a CDS encoding glycosyl transferase — MQLALVAERIGFDNQPLYYYCANPDSITRKPDQQKEAQRTQSYLQIILQLLKETDKQSDQLLAKALRQQVVRELGSFFILFRKCCDAKNQKIIAKQFSTYSLFSSLNKSVNNWHQRWFIF, encoded by the coding sequence ATGCAATTAGCGCTTGTTGCAGAGCGAATAGGTTTTGATAACCAACCTCTCTATTATTACTGTGCTAATCCTGACTCTATTACACGTAAACCCGACCAACAAAAAGAAGCTCAACGAACACAAAGTTATTTGCAGATAATCTTACAACTATTAAAAGAAACCGATAAACAATCTGATCAGTTATTAGCAAAAGCACTCCGCCAACAGGTAGTTCGTGAATTAGGCAGTTTTTTTATTCTTTTTCGTAAATGTTGTGATGCAAAAAATCAAAAAATAATCGCAAAACAATTTTCTACTTATTCTTTATTTTCCTCTCTCAATAAAAGCGTAAATAATTGGCATCAACGCTGGTTTATTTTTTGA
- the hyaD gene encoding glycosyl transferase, which produces MKTPQISVIVPMFNEASRMTRLLDSVITQTFTDIEVIIVNDGSTDNSAEIATSYCQKDARVKLYQ; this is translated from the coding sequence GTGAAAACACCCCAAATTTCTGTCATCGTTCCTATGTTTAATGAAGCGTCTCGTATGACGAGATTATTGGATAGTGTGATCACTCAAACATTCACCGATATTGAAGTCATTATTGTTAATGATGGTTCGACAGATAATAGTGCTGAAATCGCCACGTCTTATTGCCAAAAAGATGCGCGTGTGAAGCTTTATCAATAA
- the phrB gene encoding deoxyribodipyrimidine photolyase: MHPSPVHLVWFRHDLRVTDNKALFNACQDKHAQVHALFTITPEQWKAHNMALSCQAFIHDALLSLSISLAKLNIPLTLIMSDTYSTAANEVAHYCQQYQVTALFFNHQYALNEQRRDKKVIELLENKTTVYAYHDNTFIPPGNVITQQGEMYKVFTPFRNAFLRLFFSQDNASLPAPEIRAHQKTVTPLKAPLFSLDYPPTLYFLATEEEALKRLKQFCYESAPHYAKWRDIPAVDGTSRLSPYLSIGLLSIRQCFNRLYQTEPDFLENSASGAFVWFNELIWREFYQHLIVANPHLCKHIAFQLWTEKINWRNDKAEFNAWAQGLTGFPIIDAAMRQLNHTGWMHNRLRMLTASFLIKDLLIDWRWGERYFMSQLIDGDFASNNGGWQWAASTGTDAVPYFRIFNPTTQGRKFDPDGEFIRQWLPELANVPNRYIHTPHEWTAKTNNPLDYPLPIVDHAKARIRAIESYEKAKKG; this comes from the coding sequence ATGCACCCGTCTCCTGTTCATTTAGTTTGGTTTCGTCATGATTTAAGAGTGACAGATAACAAAGCACTCTTTAATGCTTGCCAAGATAAACACGCACAGGTGCATGCTCTTTTCACCATCACGCCTGAACAATGGAAAGCCCATAATATGGCTTTGTCATGTCAGGCGTTTATTCATGATGCCTTACTCAGTCTTTCAATCTCTTTGGCGAAACTCAATATTCCCCTGACATTGATCATGAGTGATACTTATTCAACTGCAGCCAATGAAGTGGCACACTATTGCCAACAATATCAAGTAACGGCGCTTTTTTTCAATCACCAATATGCCCTTAATGAACAACGCCGTGATAAAAAAGTCATTGAATTGCTAGAAAATAAAACAACGGTTTATGCTTATCATGACAATACATTTATTCCACCGGGTAATGTGATTACACAACAAGGGGAGATGTATAAAGTTTTTACACCCTTTAGAAATGCATTTTTACGCCTCTTTTTTTCACAAGATAATGCGTCATTACCTGCTCCAGAAATAAGGGCACATCAAAAAACAGTTACCCCATTAAAAGCGCCATTATTTTCACTGGACTATCCACCAACACTCTATTTTCTCGCCACAGAAGAAGAGGCGCTTAAACGCTTAAAACAATTCTGTTATGAAAGTGCCCCTCATTATGCAAAATGGCGAGATATTCCTGCAGTCGATGGCACAAGTCGATTATCCCCTTATCTCTCTATTGGATTACTGTCTATTCGCCAATGTTTTAATCGCTTATACCAAACTGAACCTGACTTTTTGGAAAACAGTGCATCAGGTGCTTTCGTATGGTTTAACGAATTGATTTGGCGAGAATTTTACCAACATTTAATTGTGGCTAATCCTCATTTATGCAAACACATTGCCTTTCAGCTTTGGACAGAAAAAATCAATTGGCGCAATGATAAAGCGGAATTTAATGCTTGGGCACAAGGTTTAACCGGCTTTCCTATTATTGATGCCGCCATGAGACAGCTTAATCATACAGGTTGGATGCATAACCGTTTACGTATGCTCACAGCCAGTTTTCTTATCAAAGATTTGTTAATTGATTGGCGTTGGGGTGAACGTTATTTTATGTCACAACTCATTGATGGCGATTTCGCATCAAATAACGGTGGCTGGCAATGGGCCGCATCCACAGGAACCGATGCAGTACCTTATTTTCGAATTTTCAATCCCACAACCCAAGGCCGTAAGTTTGATCCTGATGGTGAATTTATCCGCCAGTGGCTTCCTGAGCTAGCCAATGTGCCTAATCGGTATATTCACACACCTCATGAGTGGACAGCAAAAACCAATAATCCTCTTGATTATCCATTACCGATAGTTGATCACGCCAAAGCACGAATAAGAGCGATTGAGTCTTATGAAAAGGCAAAAAAAGGATAA